A portion of the Calothrix sp. 336/3 genome contains these proteins:
- a CDS encoding peptidoglycan-binding protein, protein MKLEQLLETNNQLAYDAIAKDIDLSKQIQSQLVNLNLLQPPVDGKFGLMSIAALKEFQELVKASEREFLGPITAKQLLEMKQEMLPQPSMNLGNDLASRIIKYMVSKNYRVFTEPKEYNIVYVEGMNENGTLNDDAPNAFNDRRMVIEFNNGVPKIVNQWQATTEPGSQYTYTPMNPGGAARIKFGQYKSWSVGMHGNGDRHEALIQVAPITVHRDFNKDFKRTNDKSDTGMFAVNQHWGYDAPQNDIKNASAGCLVGRMRQGHREFMALIKQDRRYIRNSGYVFYTTIIPGDDLVKMFPG, encoded by the coding sequence ATGAAACTAGAACAATTGCTAGAAACCAACAATCAATTAGCTTACGACGCGATCGCCAAGGATATTGATTTAAGTAAGCAGATTCAATCCCAGTTAGTCAATTTAAATCTTCTACAACCTCCAGTGGATGGTAAGTTTGGTCTAATGTCCATTGCTGCACTTAAGGAATTTCAGGAACTGGTTAAAGCTTCTGAACGAGAATTTTTAGGACCAATTACAGCCAAGCAACTCTTGGAAATGAAACAGGAAATGTTACCACAGCCCTCGATGAATTTAGGTAACGACTTGGCAAGCCGCATTATTAAATACATGGTTTCTAAGAATTATCGAGTATTTACCGAGCCTAAAGAATATAATATTGTCTATGTCGAGGGGATGAATGAAAACGGTACTCTTAATGATGATGCACCGAATGCATTCAATGATCGCCGGATGGTAATTGAATTTAATAATGGTGTACCGAAAATCGTTAATCAATGGCAAGCCACCACAGAACCCGGTAGTCAGTATACCTACACTCCCATGAATCCTGGTGGAGCTGCTAGAATCAAGTTTGGACAGTATAAATCTTGGTCTGTCGGGATGCATGGTAATGGCGATCGCCACGAAGCATTGATTCAAGTTGCACCGATTACCGTTCACCGTGATTTCAACAAGGATTTCAAACGCACGAACGATAAATCTGATACAGGGATGTTTGCTGTTAACCAACACTGGGGTTACGACGCACCCCAAAACGATATCAAAAATGCCAGCGCTGGTTGCTTGGTAGGACGGATGCGTCAAGGACATCGGGAATTTATGGCACTGATTAAACAAGACCGCCGCTATATCCGCAATTCTGGTTACGTTTTTTACACAACCATTATCCCTGGAGATGATTTAGTCAAGATGTTTCCTGGGTAG
- a CDS encoding glycosyltransferase, which yields MMQQLCVAEEPLYTKSVNTPLAYRVVLVHPSAGVNWSGGAETFAIELSRQLSQYCQIELLSGADCGHFSHPISSLTRTHSYNLLHHPLVKPLWSKFTRFPEIWLEHLTSFLPCLTYLLQNPPDLILPCNEKGGLAIASVVRALKGTPILYTEHGSFLDGGRHLQANLRFQPDKLVVLSDAVEKYVKNLRPQQSTAVIPNGVDLQRFTPDGDRLDFGLSGPIILCVASYLGRAGIKRIELAIEAVSRLPQGSLVVCGRGPDVDYYQALGEKFLGSDRFAIRTFSQKQMPQVYRSADLFTLPSFEEPFGIAYIEAMASGLPVVATDDAMRRYIIGDGGIVCDVTDIDSYSNALQTALSQSWETKPRDNAQRFDWQAIALQYRDVIMETIQRSQIPHPVLSTN from the coding sequence ATGATGCAACAGCTATGTGTGGCTGAAGAGCCGTTGTATACCAAATCTGTAAATACTCCCCTTGCCTATAGAGTTGTGCTGGTGCATCCTTCAGCAGGTGTGAATTGGAGTGGTGGGGCAGAAACCTTTGCTATCGAGTTATCTCGACAGTTAAGTCAATACTGTCAAATAGAGTTATTAAGTGGCGCAGATTGTGGGCATTTCAGTCATCCTATCAGTAGTCTTACCCGCACTCACAGCTATAACTTGCTGCATCATCCCCTAGTAAAACCACTGTGGTCAAAGTTTACCAGGTTTCCCGAAATTTGGTTAGAGCATCTCACCAGCTTTTTACCCTGTCTTACCTATCTGCTGCAAAATCCTCCGGACTTAATTTTACCCTGTAATGAAAAGGGAGGACTCGCGATCGCCTCCGTAGTTCGTGCCCTGAAGGGTACACCAATTTTATATACAGAACATGGTAGTTTCCTGGATGGTGGGCGGCATTTGCAAGCCAATTTACGGTTTCAACCAGATAAGCTAGTCGTTTTATCTGATGCAGTAGAAAAGTATGTGAAAAATTTGCGCCCTCAGCAATCAACGGCAGTTATACCCAATGGAGTTGATTTACAACGCTTCACCCCCGATGGCGATCGCCTAGATTTTGGTTTATCTGGTCCAATTATTCTCTGTGTAGCATCATACTTGGGACGAGCCGGCATCAAACGTATCGAGTTAGCCATTGAAGCCGTATCCCGCTTACCCCAGGGAAGTTTAGTAGTTTGTGGTAGGGGTCCAGACGTAGACTATTATCAAGCCCTAGGGGAGAAATTTTTAGGGAGCGATCGCTTTGCCATTCGGACTTTTTCCCAAAAACAAATGCCCCAGGTATACCGCAGTGCGGACTTATTTACCCTGCCATCCTTTGAAGAACCCTTCGGTATTGCCTATATTGAAGCCATGGCAAGCGGATTACCAGTAGTTGCCACCGATGACGCGATGCGACGCTACATCATTGGGGATGGGGGTATAGTCTGCGATGTCACTGATATTGACAGCTATAGCAATGCCCTACAAACAGCTTTAAGTCAATCTTGGGAAACCAAACCACGGGATAACGCCCAACGTTTTGATTGGCAGGCGATCGCCCTCCAGTATCGAGACGTAATTATGGAAACTATCCAGCGCTCCCAAATCCCTCACCCAGTTCTGAGTACAAACTGA
- a CDS encoding inositol monophosphatase family protein, with translation MHNLQIFLDIATEAALAAGAVLQNYLGKVEDDITEKGRSGDLVTIADKASEAVILEYLDRHFPHHAILSEESGKLGNQDNEFLWAIDPLDGTTNFAHQYPFFAVSIGLLINGEPQVGVIYDPSHQELFRAAEGLGASCNRRPIHVSRTSELSKSLLVTGFAYDRRETPDNNYAEFCHFTHLTQGVRRSGAAAIDLAHVACGRIDGYWERGISPWDIVAGVIILKEAGGTVTAYDGKPLEIASGRILATNGYLHKSLSEELGRVNPLSSWSK, from the coding sequence ATGCATAACTTACAAATCTTCCTCGATATTGCCACAGAAGCAGCATTAGCTGCCGGTGCTGTGCTACAGAATTACCTCGGTAAGGTGGAAGATGACATTACAGAAAAGGGGCGCTCTGGAGACTTAGTTACCATCGCTGACAAAGCTTCCGAGGCAGTTATCCTAGAATATCTTGATCGTCACTTTCCCCACCATGCCATTTTGAGCGAAGAATCCGGGAAACTTGGCAACCAAGACAACGAATTTCTCTGGGCGATCGACCCCCTAGATGGAACAACCAACTTTGCTCACCAATACCCCTTTTTTGCTGTTTCCATTGGTTTGTTAATCAATGGTGAACCCCAGGTTGGTGTAATTTATGACCCTAGCCACCAAGAATTATTTCGCGCTGCCGAGGGCTTAGGTGCTAGTTGTAACCGTCGCCCAATTCATGTATCTCGTACCTCCGAATTAAGTAAATCCCTTCTGGTGACAGGCTTTGCCTATGATCGCCGAGAAACTCCAGATAACAACTATGCGGAATTCTGCCACTTTACCCACCTTACCCAAGGTGTACGCCGCAGTGGAGCCGCAGCTATTGACCTCGCTCACGTAGCCTGCGGACGTATTGATGGATACTGGGAACGTGGTATTTCCCCCTGGGATATTGTCGCCGGAGTTATCATCCTCAAAGAAGCTGGGGGGACGGTAACAGCCTATGATGGCAAACCCTTAGAAATAGCCTCAGGAAGGATTCTAGCAACTAACGGCTATCTTCATAAAAGCTTATCAGAGGAGTTAGGGCGAGTAAATCCATTATCAAGTTGGAGTAAATAG
- a CDS encoding DnaJ domain-containing protein codes for MSSKLERGLFKYDFIDHHAILCMPVDADAKDVRKRYLKIARRLHPDSNSTATDAEKKLASDLLSKLVNPAYEKLFSDKNRTEYMIVLSQMGKQFTQQSGTVELTTDLARQLAGTPNIDHAYRTAIAKIAETQFENLGQVIQIINLVSELNLVYLMRSAGKSLSAPPPPPPNPGVTSGNTGGTRTPSAPPPPPAPKEDTAVVMYIRRAEELISKNQFIPARVELQDALKLSPNNSRCHSLIGVVYLKQNQTTMAKVHFDRALQLDPQDPMALDGKRKLEKILGQKSGNAKPATATASTGAKSADKSGGSGLFGGLFGGKKK; via the coding sequence ATGTCTTCCAAATTAGAACGCGGACTATTTAAATACGATTTTATCGACCATCACGCCATTCTTTGTATGCCTGTAGATGCGGATGCTAAGGATGTCCGTAAGCGCTACTTGAAAATTGCCCGTCGTCTGCACCCTGACAGCAACAGCACAGCAACGGATGCCGAGAAGAAACTGGCAAGTGATTTACTTTCCAAGTTGGTCAACCCAGCCTATGAAAAGCTATTTTCCGATAAAAATCGCACAGAATACATGATTGTTCTGTCCCAGATGGGTAAGCAATTTACCCAACAATCGGGAACCGTAGAATTAACTACGGATTTAGCAAGGCAGTTGGCAGGTACGCCCAACATCGACCATGCTTACAGAACCGCGATCGCCAAAATTGCTGAAACCCAATTTGAGAATCTAGGGCAAGTAATCCAAATTATTAATTTGGTCAGTGAATTAAACCTGGTTTACCTGATGCGAAGTGCTGGTAAATCCTTGAGTGCCCCACCACCCCCACCACCAAATCCTGGAGTCACTTCAGGGAATACAGGTGGCACAAGAACCCCCAGCGCTCCACCACCACCCCCAGCACCCAAGGAAGATACCGCAGTGGTAATGTACATCCGCCGAGCCGAGGAGCTAATTAGTAAAAACCAATTTATCCCCGCCAGGGTGGAATTACAAGACGCTTTGAAGCTTTCGCCCAATAATAGTCGTTGCCATAGCTTGATCGGTGTAGTCTATTTGAAGCAAAATCAAACCACGATGGCAAAAGTCCATTTTGACCGCGCCTTGCAGTTAGACCCCCAAGACCCCATGGCTTTGGACGGTAAACGCAAACTAGAAAAGATTTTGGGACAAAAGTCCGGTAATGCCAAGCCCGCAACGGCAACAGCATCAACAGGGGCAAAGTCAGCAGATAAATCTGGTGGTAGCGGTTTATTTGGTGGTTTATTTGGTGGAAAGAAAAAATAA
- a CDS encoding ATP phosphoribosyltransferase regulatory subunit — protein MVYQPPAGARDLLPLDVTQKRWIEDRIQQVFHRWGYHRIITSTLERMDTLMAGGAIQRSTVLQLQNGEDEELGLRPELTASIARTAVTRMAGTTYPQRLYYNANVFQRMAEFRRNQPQEFYQAGVELLGGEGLLADAEVLLLVADCLQALDLKGWHLILGEAGITQSLLSVFPANLQNQVRSAIAHLDRIAIDNLPMEEELRERARTILDLRGSSQDVLAKVKSLNLDSPQQVAVDSLTSLVNLLESRGNFPVILDLSLIQTFDYYTGISFEVVSNTSLGARVIGRGGRYDQLLGQYHPQGENIPGIGFALFLEDLYQVLAASQQLPQTTPATNWLVVAETPEVYTAAFNYAQTLRDSTHLVRVEMDLGGRKAEEIRQYAGDRQIAQIAWIKADGSTVIETV, from the coding sequence ATGGTTTATCAACCTCCAGCCGGTGCGAGAGACTTACTACCTCTAGATGTCACTCAGAAACGCTGGATCGAAGACAGAATACAGCAGGTGTTTCACCGTTGGGGCTATCACAGAATCATCACCTCTACCCTAGAGCGGATGGATACCCTGATGGCAGGGGGCGCGATTCAACGCTCCACGGTGCTACAACTGCAAAATGGCGAGGATGAAGAATTAGGGCTGCGTCCTGAATTAACAGCCTCCATTGCGCGAACTGCGGTAACACGGATGGCAGGCACTACCTACCCCCAACGCCTCTACTACAATGCCAATGTCTTTCAGAGAATGGCAGAGTTTCGCCGCAACCAACCCCAGGAATTTTATCAAGCAGGGGTGGAATTGTTGGGTGGTGAGGGTTTACTTGCCGATGCAGAGGTGTTGCTGTTAGTTGCCGACTGTTTGCAAGCTTTGGATTTAAAGGGTTGGCATTTGATTTTAGGGGAAGCGGGTATTACCCAGTCCCTGTTATCAGTTTTTCCGGCAAATCTCCAGAATCAAGTTCGCAGCGCGATCGCCCATCTAGATCGCATTGCCATTGATAACCTACCTATGGAGGAAGAACTGCGAGAGCGTGCCAGAACTATTCTTGATTTACGCGGTTCGAGTCAGGATGTGTTGGCAAAAGTCAAGAGTCTGAACTTAGATTCACCCCAACAAGTCGCCGTTGATAGTCTTACTTCCCTGGTGAATTTACTAGAGTCACGGGGGAATTTCCCTGTGATTCTTGACCTGAGCTTAATTCAGACCTTTGATTACTACACAGGCATTTCCTTTGAGGTAGTCAGTAATACATCTCTCGGTGCGCGAGTCATCGGACGGGGTGGACGTTATGACCAGCTTTTAGGACAATATCACCCCCAAGGCGAAAATATTCCTGGTATTGGCTTTGCCCTATTTCTGGAAGACTTATACCAAGTATTGGCAGCATCTCAGCAATTACCCCAAACTACCCCAGCTACCAACTGGTTAGTAGTTGCCGAAACCCCAGAGGTATATACTGCTGCCTTTAACTATGCCCAAACCCTGCGAGATTCTACCCATCTGGTACGAGTAGAAATGGATTTGGGAGGCAGAAAAGCAGAGGAGATTCGCCAATACGCAGGCGATCGCCAAATAGCTCAAATTGCTTGGATAAAAGCAGATGGTTCCACGGTGATAGAAACGGTTTAG
- a CDS encoding ferredoxin family protein, translating to MAHTIVTNVCEGVADCVDACPVACIHEGPGKNVKGTDWYWIDFSTCIDCGICLQVCPVEGAIVPEERPDLQKTP from the coding sequence ATGGCGCATACAATTGTCACAAATGTCTGTGAAGGTGTTGCAGACTGTGTAGATGCTTGTCCAGTGGCTTGTATTCATGAAGGACCAGGGAAGAATGTCAAGGGTACAGATTGGTACTGGATTGATTTTTCCACCTGTATTGATTGTGGAATTTGCTTACAAGTATGTCCTGTAGAGGGGGCGATCGTCCCTGAAGAAAGACCTGATTTGCAAAAAACACCATAA
- a CDS encoding ABC transporter ATP-binding protein, protein MTNNYLLELKNVHAGYIKDVDILQGVNFCVHPGELVTVIGPNGAGKSTLAKTVFGLLTPHTGTITFKGENIAGCKSNQIVKKGMCYVPQISNVFPSLTIEENLEMGAFVRNIALQPLKDKIFAMFPKLAERRRQRAGTLSGGERQMLAMGKALMLEPSLLLLDEPSAALSPILVNQVFEQIQQVNQTGTAIVLVEQNAKKALEMAHRGYVLESGRDAISGTGKDLLNDPKVGELYLGAGKPH, encoded by the coding sequence ATGACCAATAATTACTTACTAGAATTAAAAAACGTTCACGCTGGCTATATTAAAGATGTTGATATTCTCCAAGGGGTAAATTTTTGTGTGCATCCTGGAGAATTAGTGACAGTTATTGGTCCCAATGGTGCAGGTAAATCGACTTTAGCGAAGACAGTTTTTGGTTTGCTCACTCCCCACACTGGAACAATTACTTTTAAAGGTGAGAATATTGCAGGTTGTAAATCCAATCAAATTGTCAAAAAAGGTATGTGCTATGTTCCTCAAATTTCTAATGTTTTCCCCTCACTCACAATCGAAGAGAACCTAGAAATGGGGGCATTCGTGCGGAATATTGCCCTACAACCTTTAAAAGATAAAATATTTGCCATGTTCCCCAAATTAGCGGAACGACGGCGACAACGGGCGGGAACCCTTTCTGGTGGTGAGCGCCAAATGTTAGCTATGGGTAAAGCTTTGATGTTAGAACCGAGTTTATTACTTCTAGATGAACCTTCGGCAGCTCTATCACCAATTTTAGTCAATCAGGTGTTTGAACAAATTCAGCAGGTAAATCAAACGGGAACAGCGATTGTTTTGGTGGAGCAGAATGCCAAGAAAGCTTTAGAAATGGCGCATAGAGGTTATGTGCTAGAGTCGGGAAGGGATGCGATTTCTGGTACTGGAAAAGATTTGTTGAATGACCCGAAAGTGGGTGAGTTGTATTTAGGTGCGGGGAAACCACATTAA
- a CDS encoding glutathione S-transferase family protein, which translates to MTKNKSLPSKYIIKTAKFVWKTLWQTMMSNLAPRNPQGEYIRPQSQFRHTINTDSNNPYQPSKDRYRLYVGLGCPWAHRTLVVRALKALTDTISVSIVNPSPDEGFWVLNQPEFGCRTLPELYNFAQPGYQGRCTVPVLWDLQTNTIVNNESAEIIVILNSQFHDFANNQDLYPPALQPEIDRWNEKIYHTVNNGVYRCGFAQSQAAYDTACQELFTTLDTIEQTLENNPYLCGDTLTLADVRLFTTLFRFDIVYYSLFKCNIRRIQDYKNLSNYLRIIYNLPGVAETCDLESIKRDYYGNLFPLNPGGIIPQGPDMQYLK; encoded by the coding sequence ATGACTAAAAACAAATCTCTCCCTTCTAAATACATCATCAAAACTGCTAAATTTGTTTGGAAAACACTTTGGCAAACAATGATGTCTAACCTTGCACCCCGCAACCCCCAAGGAGAGTACATCCGTCCCCAAAGTCAGTTTCGCCACACAATCAACACAGATAGTAATAACCCTTACCAACCGAGTAAAGATAGATACCGTTTGTATGTCGGCTTGGGTTGCCCCTGGGCACATAGAACCCTAGTAGTCAGGGCTTTAAAAGCATTAACAGATACTATCTCTGTATCCATTGTTAACCCCTCCCCAGATGAAGGTTTTTGGGTACTGAATCAACCAGAATTCGGCTGCCGCACTCTCCCAGAATTATATAATTTTGCCCAACCAGGATACCAAGGACGCTGCACAGTTCCCGTACTTTGGGATTTACAAACCAACACCATCGTTAATAACGAGAGTGCAGAAATCATTGTCATCCTCAACTCTCAATTTCACGACTTTGCCAACAACCAAGATTTGTACCCCCCAGCATTACAACCAGAAATTGATCGCTGGAACGAGAAAATTTACCATACTGTCAATAACGGTGTCTATCGTTGTGGTTTTGCCCAATCCCAAGCAGCCTATGATACCGCTTGCCAAGAACTATTTACAACCCTCGACACCATCGAACAAACCCTAGAAAACAACCCATACCTTTGCGGAGATACCCTCACCCTCGCAGACGTGAGATTATTTACTACCCTTTTCCGCTTTGATATTGTTTACTACAGCTTATTTAAATGCAATATTCGTCGTATTCAAGACTACAAAAACCTCAGTAATTACCTTAGAATTATCTACAATCTACCTGGAGTTGCAGAAACCTGCGATTTAGAAAGTATAAAAAGAGACTATTACGGCAACCTCTTTCCCCTTAATCCTGGCGGGATTATTCCCCAGGGACCAGATATGCAATATTTGAAGTAG
- a CDS encoding cupin domain-containing protein: MQYEEYLELAALSALNSLDENETLLLETAIADFPELSLEVRKFQEAVTSLAYSAPPVPMAVELKQRLFQRIHSNDIPPSPSVCDLTAQATEVNWEPLPQPGVMIGKLFENSQTREIGFFVNATEQTRFSNHKHARNEEIVVLAGSLIIDGKTYVSGDRIYSSPDTIHQPETPTGCLIFVKTSLDDEIIAQSP; encoded by the coding sequence ATGCAATACGAAGAATATTTAGAATTAGCAGCATTATCTGCCCTCAATAGCTTAGACGAAAACGAAACCCTGTTACTAGAGACGGCGATCGCTGACTTTCCCGAATTATCCCTAGAAGTTCGCAAGTTTCAAGAAGCAGTAACTAGTCTTGCCTATTCTGCTCCCCCCGTACCCATGGCGGTAGAATTAAAACAGCGTCTATTCCAACGCATTCACAGCAATGACATCCCTCCTTCCCCATCCGTCTGTGACTTAACAGCACAAGCAACAGAGGTTAACTGGGAACCATTACCACAACCAGGGGTGATGATTGGGAAATTATTTGAAAATTCCCAAACCAGAGAAATTGGCTTTTTTGTCAACGCAACCGAGCAAACACGTTTTTCCAACCACAAACACGCACGAAATGAAGAAATTGTGGTTTTAGCTGGCAGTTTAATCATTGATGGTAAAACTTATGTCAGTGGCGATCGCATCTATTCCTCCCCCGACACCATCCACCAACCAGAAACCCCCACAGGATGTTTAATATTTGTGAAAACATCCCTCGACGATGAAATCATTGCACAATCGCCATGA
- a CDS encoding sigma-70 family RNA polymerase sigma factor has product MTTQTETDQAALIARIAQQDESALSELYDRYGKILYAVAFKMLGTVEEAEETVLDVFHQVWRTAQRYDATKARVDTWLFMQLRSRAIDKLRIRERMTRTPIVSLDAVEQEARSLSVDPSEEIIFSERRTLIQTAIRELPPEQQQVLELAYFQGWSHTEISTQTGIPLGTIKTRIRLGLTKLRGVLASLRES; this is encoded by the coding sequence ATGACAACTCAAACTGAAACAGATCAAGCTGCTTTGATAGCAAGAATTGCCCAGCAGGATGAAAGCGCCCTTAGTGAACTTTATGATCGCTACGGGAAGATTCTCTACGCTGTTGCCTTTAAGATGCTTGGTACAGTAGAAGAGGCAGAAGAGACTGTCTTAGATGTTTTCCATCAGGTATGGCGTACTGCCCAGCGTTATGATGCTACTAAGGCGCGGGTAGATACATGGTTATTTATGCAACTGCGTAGTCGTGCCATTGATAAGTTACGAATCCGGGAACGTATGACACGTACACCCATAGTTTCCCTAGATGCAGTCGAACAAGAAGCGCGATCGCTATCGGTAGATCCATCGGAAGAAATCATTTTTTCTGAGCGACGGACTTTAATTCAAACTGCCATACGGGAATTACCCCCAGAACAACAACAAGTTTTAGAATTAGCTTATTTCCAAGGGTGGAGTCATACGGAAATTTCCACTCAAACAGGTATACCTTTAGGTACAATTAAAACCCGTATTCGCCTCGGTTTAACAAAATTGCGTGGCGTTTTGGCATCATTGAGAGAGAGTTAG
- a CDS encoding MFS transporter — MQRLNYSSRILWQQVGSLAGLLAAIMFSWMVYGYYQSQILMKLEFPFLANWLGIIQGLIAAIIEPGVGAIADKIQGKYGSKLPIISVGVVLAGLIFVASSLLLEQHLSGMVRWIVPVMMTVWVIAMIIFRGPAIALLRQFAPVEELPQANALLVMIFGLVGATSPLLDLFLKNIGASIAFILAAIALVISTYILRNFTNPRSFIPENVTEHTPPIPFLLLILLFIVGMSASLEVNLLTSLVPQILQQQLPNYSPQIICSVILLIAAILSVPLGDFASKFGSDKTILLGLISISTLMGISLINSWNFVTFLLIFAFALAFCLVFISMIPFTLTKVPASKAGLGTGFYFGGAGGATALLTLLMKQEFFNSLLGFVCSAIACIVATICIAKIHRIQAI, encoded by the coding sequence ATGCAACGTTTAAATTATTCTTCTCGAATTCTCTGGCAACAAGTTGGTAGTTTAGCCGGATTATTAGCAGCAATTATGTTTAGCTGGATGGTTTACGGGTATTATCAATCACAGATTTTGATGAAATTAGAATTTCCCTTTTTAGCAAATTGGCTAGGTATTATTCAAGGTTTAATTGCAGCAATCATAGAACCGGGAGTGGGAGCGATCGCGGATAAAATTCAGGGGAAGTATGGCAGTAAATTACCAATTATTAGTGTGGGGGTGGTGTTAGCGGGATTAATTTTTGTTGCTAGCTCTTTACTTTTAGAACAGCATCTTTCTGGAATGGTGCGATGGATTGTACCTGTGATGATGACTGTTTGGGTGATAGCAATGATTATTTTTCGGGGTCCCGCGATCGCCTTACTACGACAATTTGCTCCCGTGGAGGAGTTACCCCAAGCAAATGCTCTGTTAGTCATGATATTCGGATTAGTAGGTGCGACTTCTCCCCTACTAGATTTATTTTTGAAAAATATTGGTGCATCAATTGCCTTTATTTTGGCGGCGATCGCCCTCGTTATTAGCACATACATTCTCCGTAATTTCACCAATCCCAGGTCATTCATTCCGGAAAATGTTACAGAACATACACCACCCATACCCTTCTTATTATTAATTCTCCTATTTATTGTTGGCATGAGTGCGAGTTTAGAAGTGAATCTACTGACTTCCTTAGTTCCACAAATTTTACAACAGCAACTTCCCAATTATTCTCCGCAAATTATTTGTTCTGTTATCCTCTTAATTGCAGCAATTTTATCTGTACCTCTGGGAGATTTTGCCAGTAAATTCGGTTCCGATAAAACTATTTTATTAGGATTAATTAGTATTTCTACCTTGATGGGTATTTCCTTAATTAATTCCTGGAACTTCGTGACATTCCTACTCATATTTGCCTTTGCTCTAGCTTTTTGCCTGGTATTTATCAGTATGATTCCCTTTACCTTAACTAAAGTACCTGCAAGTAAAGCAGGATTAGGTACAGGATTTTATTTTGGTGGTGCTGGTGGTGCTACCGCATTACTGACATTATTAATGAAACAAGAATTTTTTAATTCCCTTTTGGGTTTTGTGTGTAGCGCGATCGCCTGTATAGTTGCCACAATTTGCATCGCCAAAATTCACCGCATCCAAGCAATTTAG
- a CDS encoding metallophosphoesterase: protein MHWLLSGRLSVEKITVKIADLPVSLAGTKLVQMSDFHDDGKRLSEEMLEQAIAITNAAEADLILLTGDYITTNPSPIHHLASRLKNLQSRYGIYAILGNHDIYYKHPHRKPKTPAPYLGIKPEIIAAFENIGIHVLWNQIAYPLGEKLPIIGLADYWSEDFQPASVMEKIDPKIPRIVLSHNPDTAEILQQWRVDLQLSGHTHGGQIVIPGVGTVIPFYNKAIIKIPRQLRRLIPFFPSSPIKVIQHWEWTMGLHQVGNNQLYVNRGLGTYAPGRLFCPPEVTIITLL from the coding sequence ATGCATTGGTTGCTATCTGGTCGTTTAAGTGTAGAAAAGATTACAGTCAAAATTGCAGATTTACCAGTATCTTTAGCTGGAACCAAGCTAGTACAGATGTCTGATTTCCATGATGATGGGAAACGCTTATCCGAAGAAATGTTAGAGCAGGCGATCGCCATCACGAATGCAGCAGAAGCAGACTTAATTCTCCTCACCGGAGACTATATCACTACCAACCCATCACCCATTCATCACCTCGCATCTCGACTCAAAAATCTCCAAAGTCGTTACGGAATATATGCGATTTTAGGCAACCATGATATTTACTATAAACATCCTCACAGAAAACCCAAAACTCCAGCCCCATATTTAGGTATAAAGCCAGAAATTATTGCCGCATTTGAGAATATTGGCATTCATGTATTATGGAATCAAATTGCCTATCCCCTGGGTGAAAAATTACCAATTATTGGATTAGCTGATTATTGGTCAGAGGATTTTCAACCTGCATCGGTGATGGAAAAAATTGACCCCAAAATTCCCCGCATTGTCCTATCTCATAATCCTGATACCGCAGAAATCTTACAACAATGGCGAGTAGATTTACAATTATCCGGTCACACTCATGGAGGACAAATAGTAATTCCCGGTGTAGGTACAGTTATCCCTTTCTATAACAAAGCTATTATCAAAATTCCCCGACAATTGAGAAGACTTATTCCATTTTTCCCTTCATCACCCATTAAAGTTATCCAGCATTGGGAATGGACAATGGGGTTACATCAAGTTGGGAATAATCAACTGTACGTCAATCGTGGACTAGGAACCTATGCTCCAGGACGATTATTTTGTCCACCAGAAGTGACAATTATTACTTTACTCTGA